The following proteins come from a genomic window of Novosphingobium sp. P6W:
- a CDS encoding pyridoxamine 5'-phosphate oxidase family protein: protein MSYGFLDIAMTPSVRAAQAEMGADRQWANFEGDREFDRFTASEAAFITARDSFYMGSVSEDGWPYVQHRGGPAGFLKMIDERTLAFADYRGNRQYISTGNLAANDRASLFLVDYPRRMRLKIYAHVDKLSLDEDPALTDLVVDKGYKARPERIFRFRLKAFDWNCPQHITPRFTEREIEQAVRPLHERIAGLEAENEALRVRIEQRGEA, encoded by the coding sequence ATGTCTTACGGATTTCTCGATATCGCCATGACCCCCAGCGTCCGCGCGGCCCAGGCGGAGATGGGCGCAGACAGGCAGTGGGCCAATTTCGAGGGGGACCGCGAATTCGACCGGTTCACCGCGAGCGAGGCTGCCTTTATTACCGCGCGCGACAGCTTCTACATGGGGTCCGTCTCGGAAGACGGCTGGCCCTATGTCCAGCACCGCGGCGGTCCTGCCGGATTTCTCAAAATGATCGACGAGCGCACGCTGGCCTTCGCCGACTATCGCGGCAACCGCCAGTACATCAGCACCGGCAATCTGGCCGCGAACGACCGGGCCTCGCTGTTTCTGGTGGACTATCCCCGCCGCATGCGGCTCAAGATCTACGCCCACGTGGACAAGCTGTCGCTTGACGAAGATCCGGCACTGACCGATCTCGTCGTGGACAAGGGCTACAAGGCGCGGCCCGAGCGCATCTTCCGGTTCCGGCTGAAGGCGTTCGACTGGAACTGCCCCCAGCACATCACGCCCCGCTTCACTGAGCGGGAGATCGAACAGGCAGTGCGCCCGCTGCATGAGCGGATAGCCGGGCTGGAAGCGGAGAACGAGGCGCTGCGCGTCCGGATCGAACAACGAGGAGAAGCATGA
- a CDS encoding LysR family transcriptional regulator, whose protein sequence is MRVFVRVAETASFAETARQMHLSPPAVTRAISYLEDEIGVRLLARTTRSVKMTEAGQRYFDDCRRILADIAEAEASAAGSHGNPAGTLVVTAPVMFGQMHVLPVLLEYLDLYPRVTGRSLFLDRSVNIIEEGIDVAIRIGNLPPSGLTATRVGWVRRTICGAPSYFAEHGVPRSPADLAEHRVIMPTGAWVSPEWHFGPDSRTSVTVHPRLLCNTNQAAIAAAEQGWGITRVLSYQIDPALAQGRLQSVLDDHAESPIPIHVVHGEGQRATAKVRAFVDLAVETLRNNTRLQ, encoded by the coding sequence ATGAGGGTTTTCGTCCGGGTGGCAGAGACCGCAAGCTTCGCCGAGACGGCAAGGCAGATGCACCTCAGCCCACCGGCGGTCACACGGGCGATATCCTATCTCGAAGACGAGATCGGCGTTCGCCTTCTTGCGCGGACCACCCGGTCTGTGAAGATGACTGAGGCCGGGCAGCGCTATTTCGACGATTGCAGGCGCATCCTTGCGGATATCGCGGAGGCCGAGGCTTCGGCGGCGGGATCGCATGGCAATCCCGCCGGTACACTCGTAGTCACCGCGCCGGTCATGTTCGGGCAGATGCACGTGCTTCCCGTCCTGCTGGAATATCTCGATCTCTACCCGCGCGTAACCGGCAGGAGCCTGTTCCTCGACCGCAGCGTGAACATCATCGAGGAAGGGATCGATGTCGCGATCAGGATCGGCAATCTGCCGCCTTCGGGCCTGACCGCCACGCGCGTGGGCTGGGTGCGCCGGACGATCTGCGGCGCGCCTTCCTATTTTGCAGAGCACGGCGTTCCCCGATCCCCTGCCGATCTTGCCGAGCACCGCGTCATCATGCCGACCGGCGCCTGGGTTTCGCCCGAGTGGCATTTCGGCCCGGATTCGCGAACAAGCGTCACCGTTCACCCGCGCCTGCTCTGCAACACCAACCAGGCTGCCATAGCCGCAGCCGAACAGGGCTGGGGTATCACTCGCGTGCTGTCCTACCAGATCGATCCGGCACTGGCGCAAGGGCGCCTCCAGTCCGTGCTTGACGATCATGCGGAAAGCCCAATTCCGATACACGTGGTCCATGGCGAGGGCCAACGCGCGACTGCCAAAGTGCGCGCGTTCGTCGACCTTGCCGTCGAAACGCTGCGGAACAACACGCGCCTTCAATAG
- a CDS encoding FAD-dependent oxidoreductase yields MKLVNKAPANPSKVLTPIMIGPVRVKNRVVRTGHGTGIGNGTMNSALIAYHVERAKGGVGLTIIEALAVGSSAYPFLVSGAPGLVEGYRELVAQCAPYGMKIFQQIGHLGNEIPELDGSPPWSSSDSVGGMLGIPAQAMSLAQIDFLVDCYVRAAKDCAKGNLDGAELHMAHGYLIHQFLSPLHNRRNDAYGGSFENRLRLSIRLLEAVRSAIPPSMALGVRLSSEIFEGGLTPQDVSRIASVFEERGMIDFLNLSAGTDYDPHHIIGAMHEPAGYEIDSNRPAAQACKVPVIVTGRFRTLEEAEQVIRNGDGDLVGMTRAHIADPAIVRKTIEGGADDVRPCIGCNHGCIGGLQTVGRIGCTVNPAVGFEETLSEDLIEPAPVLRRVLVIGGGPAGLEAARIAALRGHAVTLAEAAPHLGGAVNIAALAPRRGGIADIVHWLEREVRRLGVEIRLSTFVEAEDIAEFAPDVVIVATGSLPRLDGVQHRSPGLVAGGMAHHSVVSSHELLTEGSNRDWGRHAVVFDDTGHYDGVAAAEYLIGKGIAVTFVTPHKSFAPGLEPALSDEAALERLAVNDTFRLITYGQLLAVGDGKVELKHRFGGSAFTVEADTTVFVSHNEPNRELLDALANGPLPVIAAGDVRSPRYLQTAIREGHLAARSL; encoded by the coding sequence ATGAAGCTGGTGAATAAGGCACCCGCCAACCCTTCCAAAGTGCTGACACCGATCATGATCGGGCCCGTGCGGGTGAAGAACCGCGTTGTGCGTACCGGGCATGGCACTGGGATCGGCAACGGGACGATGAACTCCGCGCTCATCGCCTATCATGTCGAGCGTGCAAAGGGCGGGGTTGGGCTCACCATCATCGAGGCGCTAGCAGTGGGTTCCAGCGCCTATCCCTTCCTCGTATCCGGGGCACCGGGGTTAGTGGAAGGTTACCGCGAGCTGGTGGCGCAATGTGCGCCTTATGGCATGAAGATCTTCCAGCAGATTGGCCACCTCGGCAATGAAATACCCGAACTTGACGGATCGCCGCCATGGTCCTCTTCCGATAGTGTCGGCGGCATGCTGGGCATCCCCGCTCAGGCGATGTCTCTTGCGCAGATCGACTTTCTGGTCGACTGTTACGTGCGGGCCGCCAAGGACTGCGCCAAGGGTAACCTGGACGGCGCCGAACTTCACATGGCGCACGGTTATCTTATCCATCAGTTCCTTTCGCCGCTGCACAACCGCCGCAACGATGCCTATGGTGGCAGCTTCGAGAACCGGCTGCGGCTGTCGATACGGCTGCTGGAGGCCGTCCGCTCGGCAATCCCGCCGAGCATGGCGTTAGGCGTGCGGCTGAGCAGCGAGATTTTCGAGGGAGGCCTCACTCCGCAGGACGTAAGCCGGATCGCCTCCGTCTTCGAGGAACGCGGCATGATTGATTTCTTGAACCTTTCGGCTGGCACCGACTACGATCCCCATCACATCATCGGCGCCATGCACGAACCTGCCGGCTACGAAATTGATTCGAACCGTCCAGCTGCGCAGGCCTGCAAAGTGCCGGTGATCGTTACCGGCCGCTTCCGCACACTGGAGGAAGCCGAGCAGGTCATCCGCAATGGTGACGGCGATCTTGTCGGAATGACTCGCGCCCACATCGCCGACCCCGCCATCGTGCGAAAAACAATCGAGGGAGGCGCGGACGACGTGCGCCCCTGTATCGGCTGCAACCATGGCTGCATCGGCGGTCTGCAGACGGTGGGTCGGATCGGCTGCACAGTGAACCCCGCCGTCGGCTTCGAAGAAACCCTTTCGGAAGACCTTATCGAACCGGCGCCGGTGCTTCGCCGCGTTCTGGTGATCGGCGGCGGGCCTGCCGGGCTGGAGGCGGCGCGTATCGCGGCACTGCGCGGCCATGCTGTCACTCTGGCAGAGGCGGCCCCCCATCTTGGCGGGGCGGTGAACATCGCTGCGCTGGCCCCGCGCCGTGGCGGCATCGCCGACATCGTCCACTGGCTAGAACGCGAGGTTCGCCGGCTCGGCGTCGAGATTCGCCTTTCAACATTCGTCGAGGCGGAGGACATTGCCGAATTCGCGCCCGATGTTGTCATTGTAGCCACGGGATCGCTGCCCCGCCTGGACGGCGTACAGCACCGCTCCCCCGGGCTGGTGGCTGGCGGCATGGCGCACCATTCGGTCGTATCGAGCCACGAACTGCTGACCGAAGGCAGCAACCGGGACTGGGGCAGACATGCCGTGGTATTCGACGATACCGGCCACTACGATGGGGTCGCCGCCGCCGAATACCTGATTGGCAAGGGCATAGCCGTCACCTTCGTCACTCCGCACAAGTCTTTCGCACCGGGCCTCGAACCGGCGCTGAGCGACGAGGCCGCGCTGGAACGTCTGGCGGTGAACGACACCTTCCGCCTGATTACGTATGGCCAACTCCTGGCCGTTGGCGACGGTAAGGTGGAACTGAAACACCGTTTCGGCGGCAGCGCTTTCACCGTGGAGGCCGACACGACCGTGTTCGTATCGCACAACGAGCCCAACCGCGAATTGCTGGACGCGCTTGCCAATGGGCCGCTGCCGGTCATCGCTGCGGGGGACGTGCGTAGCCCGCGCTATCTACAGACCGCGATCCGAGAAGGCCACCTGGCCGCCCGGTCGCTTTGA
- a CDS encoding alpha/beta fold hydrolase, which yields MTKQLILSLMLASASIPVPNVAVAAPTQQITRSSTAPGTVHYRTATIEGVKMFYREAGPADGPVVLLLHGFPTSSHMFRNLIPLLADRYHVISPDYPGFGGSDAPDHKQFAYGFGHYADMFDALMGQIGAERYAMYVMDYGAPVGYRLALKHPERVSGLIVQNGNAYDEGLGAFWDPIKTYWKSGSAKDRAAQAWLVTPKATRFQYTDGVRDVSRISPDNWVHDQALLDRPGNSEIQLDLFYDYRTNVPLYPQFQQFFRERKPPTIILWGKNDTIFPESGAHPYLRDLPEAELHILDTGHFALEDKLDEMAPLIRDFLDRKVAPR from the coding sequence ATGACGAAGCAGCTGATCCTGTCCCTGATGCTTGCGAGCGCGTCCATTCCCGTTCCGAACGTTGCAGTGGCGGCGCCCACGCAGCAAATCACCAGGTCCAGCACGGCACCGGGCACCGTTCATTACCGCACCGCGACCATCGAGGGCGTGAAGATGTTCTACCGGGAAGCGGGCCCGGCCGATGGCCCGGTGGTCCTCTTGCTTCACGGCTTCCCCACTTCCTCGCACATGTTCCGCAACCTGATCCCGCTGCTTGCGGATCGCTACCATGTGATCTCTCCGGACTATCCAGGCTTCGGCGGGAGCGACGCGCCCGATCACAAGCAGTTCGCCTACGGCTTCGGACACTATGCCGATATGTTCGATGCGTTGATGGGCCAGATCGGTGCCGAACGCTATGCGATGTACGTCATGGATTACGGCGCTCCGGTGGGCTACCGGCTGGCTCTGAAGCACCCCGAGCGGGTGAGCGGTCTGATTGTCCAGAACGGCAACGCCTATGACGAAGGGCTCGGCGCGTTTTGGGATCCCATCAAGACTTACTGGAAAAGCGGTTCGGCGAAGGACCGGGCAGCACAAGCTTGGCTGGTGACGCCGAAGGCGACCAGGTTCCAGTACACCGACGGTGTCCGTGACGTGTCGCGGATCAGCCCGGACAACTGGGTTCACGACCAAGCGCTGCTCGATCGTCCGGGCAACAGCGAGATCCAGCTCGACTTGTTCTACGACTACCGCACCAATGTGCCGCTTTACCCGCAGTTCCAGCAGTTCTTTCGCGAGCGCAAGCCGCCGACGATCATCCTGTGGGGCAAGAACGACACGATCTTCCCCGAATCCGGCGCGCACCCGTACCTGCGGGATCTGCCCGAGGCCGAACTCCATATCCTCGATACCGGGCATTTCGCCCTCGAGGACAAGCTGGACGAGATGGCGCCGCTGATCCGGGATTTCCTCGACCGCAAGGTCGCGCCGCGCTGA
- a CDS encoding Ca2+-dependent phosphoinositide-specific phospholipase C has protein sequence MLRGAVLVSLMLGGALASPVSAKDAAASGPLRMNDIQVVGSHNSFKARIPAAVMDEMRRRDPKMAEALDYYHLPLSAQLDAGVRQLEIDIFADPKGGRYAAPKGEALLSPAERARAKQEGFDEAAMRKPGYKVLHIPDVDYRAVCPTLVACLTEVNAWSRAHPGHLPIMLTLNAADTANTHEITQPLPLDDAGLLDALDAEIRKALPGRRLITPDEVRGDAATLAEAVKTKGWPTLKAARGRIYVLFDVRKAVSDVYRAGHPSLRGRAMFGWYPDGEPESVIQIVQDPLFDGVKIREWVKAGVIVRTRTDANTIEARAHDFTKTRAAIKSGAQAVSTDYYPGAPDPLGLHFAVTLPNGAMAGCSRLRVAEPCAVKP, from the coding sequence ATGCTGCGCGGGGCGGTTCTGGTAAGCCTGATGCTCGGGGGGGCTTTGGCCTCCCCGGTATCGGCGAAAGACGCGGCGGCTTCCGGGCCGCTGCGGATGAACGATATCCAGGTCGTCGGTTCGCACAACAGCTTCAAGGCGCGCATTCCCGCAGCCGTCATGGACGAGATGCGCCGCCGCGATCCGAAGATGGCCGAGGCGCTGGACTACTACCACCTGCCGCTGTCCGCCCAGCTCGACGCCGGCGTGCGACAGCTGGAGATCGACATCTTTGCCGATCCTAAGGGCGGCCGCTATGCCGCGCCTAAGGGTGAGGCGTTGCTTTCCCCCGCCGAACGCGCCCGCGCGAAGCAGGAGGGCTTCGACGAGGCTGCGATGCGCAAGCCCGGCTACAAGGTGTTGCACATTCCCGACGTCGACTATCGCGCCGTTTGCCCCACCCTGGTCGCCTGCCTGACCGAAGTGAACGCGTGGTCGCGGGCGCACCCCGGCCACCTGCCGATCATGCTGACCCTAAACGCCGCCGATACTGCGAACACGCACGAGATCACGCAGCCGCTGCCGCTCGACGATGCGGGCCTGCTGGATGCACTGGACGCGGAAATCCGTAAGGCACTGCCGGGCAGACGGCTCATCACCCCTGACGAAGTGCGCGGCGACGCGGCCACGCTCGCAGAGGCGGTGAAGACGAAGGGCTGGCCCACGCTGAAGGCTGCTCGGGGACGGATCTACGTTCTGTTCGACGTGCGCAAGGCCGTCTCGGACGTATACCGCGCCGGTCACCCCTCGCTGCGTGGACGGGCGATGTTCGGATGGTATCCCGATGGCGAGCCGGAAAGCGTGATCCAGATCGTGCAGGACCCGCTCTTCGATGGTGTGAAGATCCGAGAATGGGTGAAGGCCGGCGTGATCGTGCGCACCCGCACCGACGCCAACACTATCGAGGCGCGTGCCCACGATTTCACCAAGACCCGCGCGGCGATAAAGAGCGGCGCACAGGCGGTCAGCACGGACTATTATCCCGGTGCGCCCGATCCGCTGGGCCTGCATTTCGCCGTCACTCTGCCCAATGGCGCGATGGCGGGTTGCAGTCGGTTACGCGTGGCCGAACCCTGCGCCGTAAAGCCCTGA
- a CDS encoding histidine-type phosphatase, which produces MTVRAILAVLALLIPAAAHSAHTTPSDLVTERVVLVMRHGIRAPLEGEVPEGTRSERPWPVWSVAQSVVTPHGERALEIVAETDRRLLASRGLLDAAGCPKAGSASIVANTSPRAIASAVAYVRGFAPQCDLKVLHLEEPQADPIFEPLRAKATAFNADAAVADINRSTGGMARLVARDRKELALLNGVLGCGRDDCLPPAIATRGHDIALSGPIRSASGIAQVLLLQYLEGMPAEQVGWGRIDAAGLQRLGRLHADLFTVYTRPPYMAAHQASALGRRILDTLDHGPAFELLMGHDTNVTALAAALGVDLRAEGYATNDVPPGGAILIERLRDVRSGLRYVRASYRTQSPEALRELGAQVSLTPLRIPGCAKGPCRYDAFAAAFAQRLAK; this is translated from the coding sequence ATGACCGTGCGCGCCATCCTCGCCGTGCTGGCGCTGCTGATCCCGGCGGCGGCTCACTCCGCGCACACTACCCCGAGCGATCTGGTGACGGAGCGGGTGGTACTGGTCATGCGCCACGGCATCCGCGCACCGCTCGAGGGCGAAGTGCCCGAAGGCACTCGCAGCGAACGGCCATGGCCGGTTTGGAGCGTCGCGCAAAGCGTCGTCACCCCGCATGGCGAGCGGGCGCTGGAGATCGTCGCCGAAACCGACCGCCGTCTGTTGGCCTCGCGCGGGCTGCTGGATGCCGCCGGTTGCCCTAAGGCCGGGTCGGCGTCGATCGTTGCCAACACCTCGCCTCGTGCGATCGCCAGCGCGGTGGCGTATGTGCGGGGTTTTGCACCGCAGTGTGATCTCAAGGTCTTGCACCTTGAGGAACCGCAGGCCGATCCGATCTTCGAGCCCTTGCGCGCGAAAGCGACCGCGTTCAATGCCGATGCGGCCGTAGCCGATATCAACCGCTCGACCGGCGGCATGGCCCGGCTTGTCGCCCGGGACCGCAAGGAACTCGCCTTGCTCAATGGCGTGCTGGGCTGCGGCAGGGACGATTGCCTACCGCCCGCCATCGCCACGCGGGGGCACGATATCGCGCTTTCCGGCCCGATCCGCAGCGCCTCGGGCATAGCGCAAGTGCTGCTGCTGCAGTATCTGGAAGGGATGCCCGCCGAGCAGGTCGGCTGGGGGCGGATCGACGCGGCCGGGCTGCAGCGGCTGGGCCGCCTTCATGCCGATCTCTTCACCGTCTACACCCGGCCGCCCTACATGGCGGCCCATCAGGCAAGCGCGCTGGGACGGCGTATCCTCGACACGCTGGACCACGGCCCTGCCTTCGAACTGTTGATGGGCCACGACACCAACGTGACCGCGCTCGCCGCCGCGCTGGGCGTCGACCTGCGCGCCGAGGGGTATGCGACGAACGACGTGCCCCCCGGCGGCGCGATCCTCATCGAGCGTTTGCGCGACGTGCGTTCGGGCCTGCGCTACGTACGCGCATCCTATCGCACCCAATCGCCCGAGGCGCTGCGCGAGCTGGGCGCGCAGGTCTCGCTCACGCCGCTGCGCATACCCGGCTGCGCCAAGGGCCCATGCCGCTACGATGCCTTCGCCGCCGCATTCGCGCAACGCTTGGCGAAGTGA
- a CDS encoding TonB-dependent receptor has product MRITKRALASSTSAILFAAIALPASAQTAPDAEAGINGEDIVVTGSYARSLRAATEAKRTASYQVDSINSTDIGKFPTQNVAEALQLVTGVAITRPRGEGLNVSVRGLGPQFQNTLLNGSPVAVNEVIENGGAAGRQFRFEMLPAEFTSSIDVVKTPTSDMTEGALGGNINVKTFEPFDVGTKTTLNVRGTYTEQTGKVKPNATVITSWVNNDDTFGILLGGQYWAKDVRNDRWYNAGWYKDRFASQLGQTGLYLPTRTRATVETEKRERISGMLSMQWRPNPEMTTTLNVLATRLDVAYDEYGLDIYPDDSSVAGHRPTIVPGSVVLDGDTVVKATINDVRFMASREYSLNRHDLFNVGLRQTWDHDAWHVAGTVNWSYAHSYHPSYDVGTVRSRAMFFAPLNYDATRGYKEVPDFNTTVDPTNAANYQLYQFNIAPKNSKDWNFYTRADVAHDFEGIISKIAVGGEYQFRKRDYSRRDFLVNPVAGTPLSSLGSGAYEQLPFDDYLQGLGGNIPRNFLVPVTRAYLDAFFTPTVENSALTPADLAASFRTTEKILSAYARADYDFSLGSVAVTGNVGVRYVHTKQVASGNLRSGNTITPVSYPKTFNNVLPSFNLRAELTPALVGRLGASRVLTRPNVTDSAPRITISTDAPTASGGNPDLVPFLATQFDGSLEWYFSKSGSLTGAVFYKSMDDYITQQNVPIDIPGRGTVQLSTQVNGGDAKVYGFEAAYQQVFTFLPQPFDGLGFQASYTRTSVKANYTAGSRVIKDEMIGLSKNSFNVVGFFEKGPISTRLSYVWRDRYLSGTGSTTQAPTYTAAFGSLDGSIAYRLTSNVTLSLEAINIAKARQYTYNDLPIRYGDINDYGRTILFGARAEF; this is encoded by the coding sequence ATGCGTATCACCAAGCGGGCCTTGGCGTCGTCGACGTCGGCCATCCTGTTCGCGGCCATCGCGCTTCCGGCATCCGCCCAAACGGCACCCGATGCCGAGGCCGGCATCAACGGCGAGGACATCGTCGTCACCGGCAGCTATGCGCGAAGCCTGCGCGCCGCTACCGAGGCGAAGCGCACCGCGTCGTACCAGGTCGATTCGATCAACTCGACCGATATTGGCAAGTTTCCCACCCAGAACGTCGCCGAGGCGCTTCAGCTGGTGACCGGCGTTGCGATCACCCGTCCGCGCGGCGAGGGGCTAAACGTCAGCGTGCGCGGCCTTGGCCCGCAGTTCCAGAACACCCTGCTCAACGGTAGCCCCGTGGCGGTGAACGAAGTGATCGAGAATGGCGGCGCCGCCGGCCGTCAGTTCCGCTTCGAGATGCTGCCGGCCGAGTTCACCTCCAGCATCGACGTCGTCAAGACGCCGACCTCGGACATGACCGAGGGCGCGCTGGGCGGCAACATCAACGTCAAGACCTTCGAGCCGTTCGACGTCGGCACCAAGACCACGCTCAACGTGCGCGGCACCTACACCGAGCAGACCGGCAAGGTTAAGCCGAACGCCACTGTGATCACCAGCTGGGTCAACAACGACGACACCTTCGGAATCCTGCTTGGCGGCCAGTACTGGGCCAAGGACGTGCGCAACGACCGCTGGTACAACGCCGGCTGGTACAAGGATCGCTTCGCCTCGCAGCTGGGCCAGACCGGCCTCTATCTGCCCACGCGTACGCGTGCGACGGTCGAGACGGAAAAGCGCGAGCGTATCTCGGGCATGCTGTCGATGCAGTGGCGTCCGAACCCGGAAATGACGACGACGTTGAACGTCCTCGCCACCCGGCTCGACGTGGCTTACGACGAATACGGCCTCGACATCTATCCCGACGACAGCAGCGTTGCCGGCCACCGTCCCACCATCGTCCCGGGCAGCGTCGTGCTTGACGGCGACACCGTGGTGAAGGCCACGATCAACGACGTGCGCTTCATGGCCTCGCGCGAGTATAGCCTCAACCGCCACGACCTGTTCAACGTCGGCCTGCGCCAGACGTGGGATCATGATGCCTGGCATGTCGCGGGTACGGTGAACTGGTCCTACGCGCACAGCTATCACCCCAGCTACGACGTCGGTACCGTGCGCAGCCGCGCCATGTTCTTCGCCCCGCTGAACTATGACGCGACGCGCGGCTACAAGGAAGTGCCGGACTTCAACACTACGGTCGATCCCACTAACGCGGCCAATTACCAGCTCTACCAGTTCAACATCGCACCCAAGAACAGCAAGGACTGGAACTTCTATACCCGTGCCGACGTGGCCCACGATTTTGAGGGCATCATTTCGAAAATTGCCGTCGGCGGCGAATACCAGTTCCGCAAGCGCGACTATTCGCGCCGCGATTTCCTGGTGAACCCTGTTGCGGGCACGCCGCTGTCGAGCCTGGGTTCGGGTGCCTACGAGCAGTTGCCCTTCGACGACTATCTGCAGGGTCTTGGCGGCAACATCCCGCGCAACTTCCTGGTTCCGGTAACGAGAGCGTACCTCGATGCCTTCTTCACCCCCACGGTCGAGAACTCGGCGCTGACCCCGGCTGACCTCGCCGCCTCGTTCCGCACCACCGAGAAGATCCTGAGCGCTTATGCCCGCGCCGATTACGACTTCTCGCTGGGTTCGGTGGCCGTCACCGGCAATGTCGGTGTGCGCTACGTCCACACAAAGCAGGTCGCTAGCGGCAACCTGCGCAGTGGCAACACGATCACGCCGGTCAGCTACCCCAAGACGTTCAACAACGTCCTGCCCAGCTTCAACCTGCGCGCCGAACTGACGCCCGCCCTAGTCGGCCGCCTTGGCGCCAGCCGCGTGCTGACCCGCCCGAACGTGACCGACAGCGCCCCGCGCATCACGATTTCCACCGACGCGCCGACCGCCAGCGGCGGCAACCCGGACCTCGTGCCATTCCTGGCCACCCAGTTCGACGGGTCGCTGGAGTGGTACTTCAGCAAGTCCGGCTCGCTCACCGGCGCGGTGTTCTACAAGTCGATGGATGATTACATCACCCAGCAGAACGTGCCGATCGACATTCCGGGTCGCGGTACGGTGCAGCTAAGCACGCAGGTCAACGGCGGCGATGCCAAGGTTTACGGCTTCGAGGCGGCGTATCAGCAGGTCTTCACCTTCCTGCCGCAGCCGTTCGACGGTCTGGGTTTCCAGGCATCCTACACCCGCACCTCGGTCAAGGCGAACTACACAGCCGGTTCGCGCGTCATCAAGGACGAGATGATTGGCCTGTCGAAGAACAGCTTCAACGTGGTCGGCTTCTTCGAAAAGGGTCCGATCTCGACCCGCCTTTCTTATGTATGGCGCGACCGCTATCTGTCGGGCACTGGCAGCACCACGCAGGCGCCCACCTACACCGCCGCATTCGGCTCGCTCGACGGATCGATCGCCTATCGCCTGACCAGCAACGTCACGCTCAGCCTAGAGGCGATCAACATCGCCAAGGCACGCCAGTACACCTACAACGACCTGCCGATCCGCTACGGCGACATCAACGACTACGGCCGCACGATCCTGTTCGGCGCGCGGGCAGAGTTCTGA
- a CDS encoding nuclear transport factor 2 family protein — protein MESSRPPLPPFTMETAAEKVRLAEDGWNSRDPEKVAIAYTPDSQWRNRGEFLNGRTAIIAFLMRKWQREMDYRLIKELWAFRDNRIAVRFAYEWHDDSGNWFRSYGNENWEFNERGLMQRRLASINDTPIAVEDRRFHWPLGRRPDEHTGLSDLGF, from the coding sequence ATGGAAAGTTCGCGCCCGCCTTTACCACCCTTCACGATGGAGACAGCGGCCGAGAAGGTCCGCCTTGCCGAGGATGGCTGGAACAGCCGTGATCCCGAAAAGGTAGCCATCGCCTACACTCCGGACAGCCAGTGGCGCAATCGCGGCGAATTCCTGAACGGCCGCACCGCCATCATCGCGTTCCTGATGCGCAAGTGGCAGCGCGAGATGGATTACCGGCTGATCAAGGAATTGTGGGCCTTTCGGGACAACCGCATCGCCGTGCGCTTCGCATACGAATGGCATGACGACAGCGGTAACTGGTTCCGCTCCTATGGCAACGAGAACTGGGAATTCAACGAGAGGGGACTGATGCAAAGGCGACTTGCCTCCATCAACGACACGCCGATCGCGGTGGAAGACCGGCGCTTTCACTGGCCTCTGGGTCGGCGTCCCGACGAACATACGGGTCTGAGCGACCTCGGCTTCTAG